From one Anabas testudineus chromosome 21, fAnaTes1.2, whole genome shotgun sequence genomic stretch:
- the LOC113173080 gene encoding granzyme B-like, which translates to MMFCILFAFQLLALAGATESGIVGGKESKPHSRPYMASLQFQGHHSCGGILIRKDFVLTAAHCKHAQQSMTVVLGAHDISKKEKSQQSIQVAHYYSHPKFNGQYDYDIMLLKLKNNAILNKYVKPIELPKKDGKTPANIKCTVAGWGQTGAKKPTSNKLRETTEKMQFSFECNKMWAQYFKSDHMICTRFNKKTGGVCQGDSGGPLICNNKPQGITAFTYKIDCNDPKWPHVFTKINFFAPWIKEIMQKHVI; encoded by the exons ATGATGTTCTGCATTTTATTCGCTTTTCAGCTCCTCGCCCTCGCTG GGGCTACTGAGAGCGGCATAGTGGGTGGTAAAGAATCAAAGCCTCATTCCAGACCCTACATGGCATCTCTGCAGTTCCAGGGACATCATTCATGTGGAGGGATACTTATTCGGAAGGACTTTGTCCTCACTGCCGCACACTGCAAACA TGCTCAGCAGTCAATGACAGTGGTACTTGGAGCACACGACataagcaagaaagaaaaaagtcagCAATCGATCCAAGTGGCTCACTACTATTCACATCCAAAATTCAATGGACAATATGATTATGACATCATGCTGCTTAAG ttaaaaaacaatgcCATACTGAACAAGTATGTGAAACCCATTGAACTACCgaagaaagatggaaaaacaccagcaaatataaaatgtactgTTGCTGGCTGGGGTCAAACTGGAGCCAAGAAGCCTACTTCAAACAAACTGAGGGAGACCACAGAGAAGATGCAATTCAGCTTTGAGTGCAACAAAATGTGGGCCCAGTACTTTAAATCTGATCACATGATATGCACCAGATTTAACAAGAAGACAGGAGGAGTTTGCCAG GGGGATTCTGGTGGACCACTTATCTGCAACAACAAGCCTCAGGGCATTACAGCTTTTACCTATAAAATTGATTGTAATGATCCCAAGTGGCCACATGTCTTCACCAAAATCAACTTCTTTGCTCCATGGATTAAGGAAATCATGCAGAAACATGTTATATGA
- the LOC113173081 gene encoding granzyme B-like: MMFCILFAFQLLALAGATESGIVGGKESKPHSRPYMASLQFQGQHSCGGILIRKDFVLTAAHCRHAQQTMTVVLGAHDIIKKEKSQQSIQVAHYYSHPKFNGQYDYDIMLLKLKNNATLNKYVKPIELPKKDGKIPANIRCTVAGWGRTGAKKPTSNKLRETTEKMQFSFECKSIWAQYFNSDHMICTRFKKKTGGVCQGDSGGPLICNTKPQGITAFTALNDCDNPKYPHVFTKINTFLPWIKKMMKV, encoded by the exons ATGATGTTCTGCATTTTATTCGCTTTTCAGCTCCTCGCCCTCGCTG GGGCTACTGAGAGCGGCATAGTTGGTGGTAAAGAATCAAAGCCTCATTCCAGACCCTACATGGCATCTCTGCAGTTCCAGGGACAACATTCATGTGGAGGGATACTTATTCGGAAGGACTTTGTCCTCACTGCAGCACACTGCAGACA TGCTCAGCAAACAATGACAGTGGTACTTGGAGCACACGACATaatcaagaaagaaaaaagtcagCAATCGATCCAAGTGGCTCACTACTATTCACATCCAAAATTCAATGGACAATATGATTATGACATCATGCTGCTTAAG ttaaaaaacaatgcCACACTGAACAAGTATGTGAAGCCCATTGAACTACCgaagaaagatggaaaaatacCAGCAAATATTAGATGTACTGTTGCTGGCTGGGGTCGAACTGGAGCCAAGAAGCCTACTTCAAACAAACTGAGGGAGACCACAGAGAAGATGCAATTCAGCTTTGAGTGCAAGAGCATATGGGCCCAATACTTTAACTCTGATCACATGATATGCACCAGATTTAAGAAGAAGACAGGAGGAGTTTGCCAG GGGGATTCTGGTGGACCACTTATCTGCAACACCAAGCCTCAGGGCATAACAGCTTTTACCGCACTGAATGACTGTGATAATCCCAAGTATCCACATGTCTTCACCAAGATCAACACATTTCTTCCctggattaaaaaaatgatgaagGTATAG
- the rabl3 gene encoding rab-like protein 3, with protein MASLDRVKVLVLGDSGVGKSSLVHLLCQNQVLGNPSWTVGCSVDVRVQDYKEGTPEEKTYYIELWDVGGSVGSASSVKSTRAVFYNSVNGIILVHDLTNKKSSQNLYRWSLEALNKDSSPTGVIVSNGDYDREQFAENPVPLLLIGTKFDQIPENKRNEVLTRTAFLSEDFNAEEINLDCTNPRYLAAGTSNAVKLSRFFDKVIEKRYFTRDPGQMTAFTDRKRFNFKSLHYD; from the exons ATGGCTTCTCTTGACAGAGTAAAAGTGTTAGTTTTAGGAGATTCCG GGGTGGGAAAGTCTTCCTTGGTCCATCTTTTATGTCAGAATCAAGTGTTGGGAAATCCGTCATGGACTGTTGGGTGCTCTGTGGATGTACGG GTTCAAGATTATAAGGAGGGAACCCCTGAGGAGAAGACCTATTATATTGAACTCTGGGATGTTGGAGGATCTGTTGGCAGTGCCAGTAGTGTGAAAAGCACCAGAGCGGTCTTCTACAATTCGGTTAATG GAATTATTTTGGTACATGATTTGACAAATAAGAAATCCTCTCAGAATCTTTACCGATGGTCACTAGAAGCTTTAAACAAGGATTCTTCCCCAACGGGAGTCATTGTGTCAAACGG TGATTATGATAGGGAACAGTTTGCTGAGAACCCAGTGCCTTTGCTGCTTATCGGCACCAAGTTTGACCAAATCCCAGAGAACAAACGTAATGAAGTTCTCACGCGGACGGCTTTCCTGTCGGAAGACTTCAATGCAGAGGAGATCAATCTT gACTGCACCAACCCGAGGTACCTTGCTGCCGGCACGTCAAATGCAGTTAAGCTTAGCAGATTCTTTGACAAG GTAATAGAGAAGAGATATTTCACAAGAGATCCGGGTCAG ATGACGGCGTTCACGGACAGAAAACGGTTCAACTTCAAAAGTTTGCACTATGACTGA
- the gtf2e1 gene encoding general transcription factor IIE subunit 1 — MIEPEILTEVPAALKRLAKQVVRGFYGVEHALALDVLIRNPCVREEDMLELLKFDRKQLRSVLNTLKADKFVKCRMRVETAPDGKTTRHNYYFINYRVLVNVVKYKLDHMRRRIETDERDSTNRASFRCPCCFSTFTDLEANQLFDPMTGTFRCTFCQTEVEEDESVCPDARTLVARFNEQIEPIYALLRETEDVNLSHDLLEPEPAEIPALKQSRERSAAAAGNAASGQHREAWSNKGSSYADLYTQNVVISMDEQDDQQKQTNEKAPKERPVWLTESTVQGAYSEPDILKNRGDIVPEAQDGTAGRGIGQSDENEEVMRALLIHEKRSVAATGGGVGGASAAARGLASATANASDSESDTSESDDEPPSRPPPPVTAAQHQAEEEEDEDDDEFEEVGDEPVVMVGGRPFSYREVSQRPELVEQMSSQEKEAYIEMGQNLFQDMYF, encoded by the exons ATGATAGAACCAGAGATACTGACCGAGGTCCCTGCAGCACTTAAGCGCTTAGCGAAGCAGGTTGTAAGGGGTTTCTATGGAGTGGAACATGCCTTGGCTCTGGATGTGCTGATCCGTAATCCATGTGTACGTGAGGAAGACATGCTGGAGCTGCTCAAGTTTGACCGCAAACAGCTGCGCTCCGTACTCAACACCCTGAAGGCAGACAAGTTTGTCAAGTGCCGCATGAGAGTGGAGACGGCTCCTGATGGCAAAACAACACGACACAACTACTACTTCATCAACTACAG GGTACTTGTCAACGTGGTGAAGTATAAACTGGATCATATGCGGCGGCGCATTGAGACAGATGAGCGAGACTCCACCAACCGTGCCTCCTTCCGGTGTCCATGTTGTTTCTCCACCTTCACCGATCTAGAGGCCAACCAGCTGTTTGACCCTATGACAG GTACCTTTCGCTGCACCTTCTGCCAAACTGAGGTAGAAGAGGATGAGTCTGTCTGTCCTGATGCCAGGACCCTGGTGGCACGCTTCAATGAGCAGATTGAACCCATCTATGCACTGCTACGTGAGACCGAAGACGTCAACTTGTCCCATGATCTGCTCGAGCCTGAGCCTGCTGAGATCCCTGCTCTCAAACAGAG CCGAGAACGTTCAGCAGCGGCTGCAGGAAATGCTGCAAGTGGCCAGCACCGTGAAGCCTGGTCTAACAAGGGCTCGTCCTACGCTGACCTGTACACGCAGAATGTTGTCATCAGCATGGATGAGCAGGATGACCAGCAGAAGCAGACTAACGAAAAGGCACCTAAGGAGCGACCCGTCTGGTTGACCGAGAGTACTGTACAGGGTGCTTACAGCGAACCTGACATCCTCAAGAACC GTGGGGACATTGTACCCGAAGCCCAGGATGGAACAGCTGGCCGTGGAATTGGTCAGTCAGATGAAAATGAGGAAGTGATGCGCGCTCTTCTCATCCACGAGAAGAGGAGTGTGGCAGCAACAGGTGGAGGTGTAGGTGGAGCAAGTGCTGCTGCCAGGGGCCTTGCCTCCGCCACCGCAAATGCCAGCGACTCGGAGAGCGACACTAGCGAATCAGACGACGAGCCCCCGTCACGTCCTCCTCCCCCTGTCACAGCTGCTCAGCATCAGgccgaggaggaggaagacgaggatGATGATGAGTTTGAGGAGGTGGGGGATGAGCCAGTGGTGATGGTGGGCGGCCGACCGTTCTCATATCGAGAGGTGAGCCAGAGGCCAGAGCTAGTGGAGCAGATGTCCTCACAGGAGAAGGAGGCTTACATTGAAATGGGACAAAATCTCTTCCAGGACATGTACTTCTGA